From Microcystis aeruginosa NIES-2549, a single genomic window includes:
- the tsf gene encoding translation elongation factor Ts has translation MAEITAQQVKELREKTGAGMMDCKRALTENAGDITKAIEWLRQKGITSAEKKASRVAAEGIIGSYIHTGSRIGVLVEVNCETDFVARREEFKKLVNDVAMQIAACPNVEYVKVADIPAEISAKEKEIEMGRDDLANKPDNIKEKIVAGRIEKRLKELSLLDQPFIRDQNISIEELIKQAIAALGENIQVRRFQRFVLGEGIEKEETDFAAEVAAQMGQKAPEPVAAAPQVEEKAPEPAAKDNPPAKGKKKK, from the coding sequence ATGGCGGAAATTACAGCACAACAGGTTAAAGAACTTAGGGAAAAGACCGGCGCCGGCATGATGGATTGTAAGAGGGCGCTGACGGAAAACGCGGGGGATATAACTAAAGCGATCGAATGGTTGCGTCAAAAAGGGATTACTTCCGCCGAGAAAAAAGCTAGTCGGGTAGCGGCAGAAGGGATAATCGGCAGTTACATCCACACCGGCAGTCGCATCGGTGTGTTAGTGGAAGTGAACTGTGAAACCGATTTTGTGGCCCGTCGCGAGGAGTTCAAAAAATTGGTTAATGACGTGGCGATGCAGATTGCCGCTTGTCCTAACGTCGAATATGTAAAAGTGGCCGATATTCCCGCCGAAATCTCCGCCAAAGAAAAAGAAATTGAGATGGGACGGGACGATTTAGCCAATAAACCCGATAATATCAAAGAAAAAATCGTCGCCGGTCGCATTGAAAAACGTTTGAAAGAACTTTCTCTGCTCGATCAACCCTTTATCCGCGATCAGAACATCAGTATTGAGGAGTTGATTAAACAAGCGATCGCCGCTTTAGGAGAAAATATTCAGGTGCGTCGTTTCCAACGCTTTGTACTAGGTGAAGGGATCGAAAAAGAAGAAACGGATTTCGCCGCCGAAGTAGCCGCCCAAATGGGACAAAAAGCCCCGGAACCGGTAGCAGCAGCCCCGCAAGTGGAGGAAAAAGCCCCGGAACCGGCAGCGAAGGATAATCCGCCCGCTAAAGGCAAAAAGAAAAAGTAA
- the rpsB gene encoding 30S ribosomal protein S2, which produces MPVVSLAELLESGVHFGHQTRRWNPKMSQYIYTARNGVHIIDLVQTAQLIEEAYEFVRGEADRGKRFLFIGTKRQAAGIIKQEALRSGSHFVNQRWLGGMLTNWETIRGRVERLKELEELENSGALDKRPKKEASVLRRELGKLEKYLGGIKTMRRLPDLVVVVDQRREYNAIQECQKLGIPIISLLDTNCDPDLVDVPIPANDDAIRSVKLILGKISDAIIEGRRGGQAAVEEYEEDYEDETEYEQESDYSQYAAEFASGDDDN; this is translated from the coding sequence ATGCCCGTTGTCTCTCTCGCAGAATTGCTAGAGTCTGGGGTTCACTTCGGCCATCAAACGCGCCGTTGGAACCCGAAAATGTCTCAGTACATCTACACTGCCCGAAATGGGGTTCATATCATTGATTTGGTGCAAACCGCCCAATTAATCGAAGAAGCTTACGAATTTGTCCGAGGAGAAGCCGATCGCGGTAAACGCTTTTTATTCATCGGTACGAAACGGCAAGCGGCAGGAATCATTAAACAGGAAGCTTTACGCAGCGGTAGCCACTTCGTTAACCAACGCTGGTTAGGGGGAATGTTAACCAACTGGGAAACCATTCGCGGCCGGGTAGAAAGACTCAAAGAATTAGAAGAATTAGAAAATAGCGGCGCCCTCGATAAACGACCGAAAAAAGAAGCATCGGTACTGCGTCGGGAATTGGGCAAACTGGAAAAATACCTCGGTGGCATTAAAACCATGCGCCGGCTGCCGGATTTAGTCGTCGTAGTCGATCAGCGTCGGGAATACAACGCTATCCAAGAATGTCAAAAATTGGGCATTCCCATCATCTCCCTCTTGGATACTAACTGCGATCCTGACCTAGTAGATGTGCCGATTCCCGCCAACGATGACGCAATTCGCTCAGTCAAACTGATTTTAGGCAAAATTAGCGATGCGATCATCGAAGGTCGTCGCGGTGGCCAGGCAGCGGTGGAAGAATACGAGGAAGACTACGAGGATGAAACCGAGTACGAGCAAGAAAGTGATTATTCCCAATACGCCGCCGAATTTGCCAGTGGAGATGACGATAACTAG